One part of the Sander vitreus isolate 19-12246 chromosome 10, sanVit1, whole genome shotgun sequence genome encodes these proteins:
- the csf1ra gene encoding macrophage colony-stimulating factor 1 receptor isoform X1: protein MQPYLALLLGIVASASAEWRRPVIKFNSKVVESSEVVVRPGTPLDLRCEGDRPVNWQTRLAKHRRFVSKGNGNVRTLKVDRPSAEFTGTYKCFYTAGPQQLTSSVHVYVKDPNRVFWTSSTSLRVVRKEGEDYLLPCLLTDPAATDLGLRMDNGTSVPPGMNYTVYRHRGILIQKLHPRFNADYVCTAKVSGVERTSKAFSINVIQKLRFPPYVLLETDEYVRIVGEELKIRCTTHNPNFNYNVTWTYTTKSKPTIEEKVRSSGANRLDIQSILTIHAADLADTGNISCTGTNEAGVNSSTTYLLVVDKAYIRLLPQLSPKLAHQGLSVEVNEGEDLELAVLIEAYPHITEHRWHTPTSPNTSTQEHKLIRYNNRYHATLQLKRMNAQEQGQYTFYARSELANASITFQVQMYQRPVAVVRWENITTLTCTSFGYPAPRIIWYQCFGIWPTCNENTTGLQLAIPLQAPTVEVQREEYGAVEVESVLTVGPSSRKMTVECVAFNLVGVSSDTFAMDVSDKLFTSTLTGAAGILAILLLLLVFLLYKYKQKPRCEIHWQIIETRDGNNYTFIDPTQLPYNEKWEFPRDKLKLGKILGAGAFGKVVEATAYGLGKEDNVVRVAVKMLKASAHSDEREALMSELKILSHLGHHQNIVNLLGACTYGGPVLVITEYCSLGDLLNFLRQKAETFENFVMNVPNVIEDSNDYKNICSQKQFIRSDSGISSTPSSSYLEMRPSQVANMESSPDYVCEETGDWPLDIDDLLRFSFQVAQGLDFLAAKNCIHRDVAARNVLLTNHRVAKICDFGLARDIMNDSNYVVKGNARLPVKWMAPESIFDCVYTVQSDVWSYGILLWEIFSLGKSPYPSVAVDSRFYKMVKRGYQMCQPNFAPAEIYMIMKMCWNLEPTERPTFSKIVQMIERLLGDQPEQELLIYQNVQQQVTEGEVCDEPKCCDGPCDRSCDHEEEEQPLMKTNNYQFC, encoded by the exons ATGCAGCCCTACCTCGCTCTGCTGCTGGGGATTGTGGCCTCTGCTTCAG CAGAATGGAGGCGTCCAGTGATCAAGTTCAACTCCAAGGTGGTGGAGAGTTCTGAGGTGGTGGTCAGACCTGGGACCCCTCTGGATCTGAGGTGTGAGGGTGACAGGCCTGTAAACTGGCAAACAAGGCTAGCCAAACACAGACGCTTCGTGTCCAAGGGCAACGGGAACGTCCGCACCTTGAAGGTGGACCGTCCCTCTGCAGAGTTCACTGGAACATACAAGTGTTTCTACACTGCTGGGCCACAGCAACTGACCTCCTCAGTGCATGTGTACGTAAAAG ATCCAAACCGTGTGTTCTGGACCAGTAGCACGTCCCTGCGGGTGGTGCGGAAGGAGGGTGAGGACTATCTGCTGCCCTGCCTGCTGACTGACCCAGCAGCCACAGACCTGGGCCTGCGCATGGACAACGGCACCTCTGTGCCGCCAGGGATGAACTACACAGTTTACCGTCACCGTGGTATTCTTATCCAAAAGCTTCACCCCCGCTTTAATGCTGACTATGTCTGCACCGCCAAAGTCAGCGGAGTGGAGAGGACCTCCAAAGCCTTTTCCATCAACGTCATTCAGA AGCTTCGTTTCCCTCCATATGTCCTCTTAGAGACTGATGAATATGTGCGCATTGTTGGGGAGGAACTCAAGATTCGCTGCACAACACACAACCCCAACTTCAACTACAATGTCACCTGGACATACACCACCAAGTCG AAACCAACGATAGAGGAGAAGGTTCGCTCCAGTGGAGCAAATCGCCTGGACATACAAAGCATACTGACCATCCATGCGGCGGACCTTGCAGACACAGGAAACATTTCCTGCACTGGCACTAATGAAGCAGGGGTGAACAGTTCAACGACATACCTGCTGGTTGTAG ACAAGGCCTACATCAGGCTGCTGCCCCAGCTGTCCCCTAAACTGGCCCACCAGGGTCTTTCAGTGGAGGTGAACGAGGGAGAAGATCTGGAGCTCGCCGTGCTGATAGAAGCGTACCCCCACATTACAGAGCACAGATGGCACACCCCAACATCTCCCAACACGTCCACACAGGAGCACAAACTCATCAGATACAACAACAG ataccaTGCTACTCTGCAGCTGAAGAGAATGAATGCACAGGAGCAGGGGCAATACACCTTCTATGCCAGGAGCGAATTGGCCAATGCATCTATCACATTCCAAGTTCAAATGTATC AGAGACCCGTTGCTGTGGTCAGATGGGAAAACATAACCACACTCACTTGCACCTCATTTGGCTATCCTGCTCCCAGAATCATCTGGTACCAGTGTTTTGGGATATGGCCTAC ATGCAATGAAAACACCACAGGGCTGCAGCTGGCAATCCCGCTCCAGGCACCCACAGTGGAGGTGCAGAGGGAGGAGTACGGGGCCGTGGAGGTGGAGAGCGTCCTCACCGTGGGGCCATCCAGCCGGAAGATGACAGTCGAGTGTGTGGCCTTCAACCTTGTCGGCGTCAGCAGCGACACTTTTGCCATGGACGTTTCTG ACAAACTCTTCACGTCCACCTTGACTGGAGCAGCCGGCATTCTGGCCATCCTCCTTTTGCTACTGGTTTTTCTGTTATACAAATATAAGCAG AAACCCAGGTGTGAGATCCATTGGCAGATTATTGAGACAAGAGATGGAAACAACTACACCTTCATTGACCCCACTCAGCTGCCTTACAATGAGAAGTGGGAGTTCCCGAGAGACAAACTGAAGCTAG GGAAGATCCTTGGTGCAGGAGCTTTTGGAAAAGTCGTTGAGGCAACAGCCTATGGTCTGGGAAAGGAAGACAATGTGGTGCGTGTAGCTGTGAAAATGTTAAAAG ccaGTGCCCATTCGGATGAGAGGGAAGCTCTGATGTCTGAACTGAAGATCCTGAGCCACCTGGGACACCACCAGAACATTGTCAATCTATTGGGAGCCTGCACCTATGGAG GACCGGTGCTTGTGATCACAGAGTACTGCAGCCTCGGTGACCTCCTGAACTTCCTTCGCCAGAAGGCAGAGACGTTTGAGAACTTTGTTATGAACGTTCCAAATGTTATAGAGGACTCTAATGACTACAAGAACATCTGCAGTCAGAAACAGTTCATTCGAAG TGACAGTGGGATCTCCAGTACACCTTCAAGCAGTTACTTAGAGATGAGACCCAGCCAGGTGGCGAATATGGAATCATCTCCAG ACTATGTGTGTGAGGAGACTGGTGACTGGCCGCTGGACATTGACGACTTGCTGAGGTTTTCCTTTCAAGTTGCTCAGGGCCTTGACTTTCTGGCTGCCAAAAAC tgcatTCACAGAGATGTGGCTGCTAGAAATGTCCTCTTGACCAACCACAGAGTGGCCAAGATTTGTGACTTTGGCCTGGCACGTGACATCATGAATGACTCTAACTACGTGGTGAAGGGCAAC GCCCGTCTGCCAGTGAAGTGGATGGCTCCTGAGAGCATCTTTGACTGTGTGTACACGGTCCAGAGTGACGTCTGGTCCTATGGCATCCTCCTGTGGGAGATCTTCTCTTTGG GCAAGAGCCCCTACCCCAGTGTGGCTGTGGACTCCAGGTTCTACAAGATGGTTAAGCGTGGCTACCAGATGTGCCAACCAAACTTTGCCCCAGCTGAGAT CTACATGATCATGAAGATGTGCTGGAATCTGGAGCCTACAGAGCGTCCAACGTTTAGCAAGATCGTTCAGATGATAGAAAGACTACTCGGGGACCAACCTGAGCAGGAACTG CTAATCTACCAGAATGTGCAGCAGCAGGTCACAGAGGGTGAAGTGTGTGACGAGCCCAAGTGCTGCGACGGCCCCTGTGACCGGTCTTGTGACcacgaggaagaggagcagcctCTGATGAAGACCAACAACTACCAATTTTGTTGA
- the csf1ra gene encoding macrophage colony-stimulating factor 1 receptor isoform X2: protein MQPYLALLLGIVASASEWRRPVIKFNSKVVESSEVVVRPGTPLDLRCEGDRPVNWQTRLAKHRRFVSKGNGNVRTLKVDRPSAEFTGTYKCFYTAGPQQLTSSVHVYVKDPNRVFWTSSTSLRVVRKEGEDYLLPCLLTDPAATDLGLRMDNGTSVPPGMNYTVYRHRGILIQKLHPRFNADYVCTAKVSGVERTSKAFSINVIQKLRFPPYVLLETDEYVRIVGEELKIRCTTHNPNFNYNVTWTYTTKSKPTIEEKVRSSGANRLDIQSILTIHAADLADTGNISCTGTNEAGVNSSTTYLLVVDKAYIRLLPQLSPKLAHQGLSVEVNEGEDLELAVLIEAYPHITEHRWHTPTSPNTSTQEHKLIRYNNRYHATLQLKRMNAQEQGQYTFYARSELANASITFQVQMYQRPVAVVRWENITTLTCTSFGYPAPRIIWYQCFGIWPTCNENTTGLQLAIPLQAPTVEVQREEYGAVEVESVLTVGPSSRKMTVECVAFNLVGVSSDTFAMDVSDKLFTSTLTGAAGILAILLLLLVFLLYKYKQKPRCEIHWQIIETRDGNNYTFIDPTQLPYNEKWEFPRDKLKLGKILGAGAFGKVVEATAYGLGKEDNVVRVAVKMLKASAHSDEREALMSELKILSHLGHHQNIVNLLGACTYGGPVLVITEYCSLGDLLNFLRQKAETFENFVMNVPNVIEDSNDYKNICSQKQFIRSDSGISSTPSSSYLEMRPSQVANMESSPDYVCEETGDWPLDIDDLLRFSFQVAQGLDFLAAKNCIHRDVAARNVLLTNHRVAKICDFGLARDIMNDSNYVVKGNARLPVKWMAPESIFDCVYTVQSDVWSYGILLWEIFSLGKSPYPSVAVDSRFYKMVKRGYQMCQPNFAPAEIYMIMKMCWNLEPTERPTFSKIVQMIERLLGDQPEQELLIYQNVQQQVTEGEVCDEPKCCDGPCDRSCDHEEEEQPLMKTNNYQFC from the exons ATGCAGCCCTACCTCGCTCTGCTGCTGGGGATTGTGGCCTCTGCTTCAG AATGGAGGCGTCCAGTGATCAAGTTCAACTCCAAGGTGGTGGAGAGTTCTGAGGTGGTGGTCAGACCTGGGACCCCTCTGGATCTGAGGTGTGAGGGTGACAGGCCTGTAAACTGGCAAACAAGGCTAGCCAAACACAGACGCTTCGTGTCCAAGGGCAACGGGAACGTCCGCACCTTGAAGGTGGACCGTCCCTCTGCAGAGTTCACTGGAACATACAAGTGTTTCTACACTGCTGGGCCACAGCAACTGACCTCCTCAGTGCATGTGTACGTAAAAG ATCCAAACCGTGTGTTCTGGACCAGTAGCACGTCCCTGCGGGTGGTGCGGAAGGAGGGTGAGGACTATCTGCTGCCCTGCCTGCTGACTGACCCAGCAGCCACAGACCTGGGCCTGCGCATGGACAACGGCACCTCTGTGCCGCCAGGGATGAACTACACAGTTTACCGTCACCGTGGTATTCTTATCCAAAAGCTTCACCCCCGCTTTAATGCTGACTATGTCTGCACCGCCAAAGTCAGCGGAGTGGAGAGGACCTCCAAAGCCTTTTCCATCAACGTCATTCAGA AGCTTCGTTTCCCTCCATATGTCCTCTTAGAGACTGATGAATATGTGCGCATTGTTGGGGAGGAACTCAAGATTCGCTGCACAACACACAACCCCAACTTCAACTACAATGTCACCTGGACATACACCACCAAGTCG AAACCAACGATAGAGGAGAAGGTTCGCTCCAGTGGAGCAAATCGCCTGGACATACAAAGCATACTGACCATCCATGCGGCGGACCTTGCAGACACAGGAAACATTTCCTGCACTGGCACTAATGAAGCAGGGGTGAACAGTTCAACGACATACCTGCTGGTTGTAG ACAAGGCCTACATCAGGCTGCTGCCCCAGCTGTCCCCTAAACTGGCCCACCAGGGTCTTTCAGTGGAGGTGAACGAGGGAGAAGATCTGGAGCTCGCCGTGCTGATAGAAGCGTACCCCCACATTACAGAGCACAGATGGCACACCCCAACATCTCCCAACACGTCCACACAGGAGCACAAACTCATCAGATACAACAACAG ataccaTGCTACTCTGCAGCTGAAGAGAATGAATGCACAGGAGCAGGGGCAATACACCTTCTATGCCAGGAGCGAATTGGCCAATGCATCTATCACATTCCAAGTTCAAATGTATC AGAGACCCGTTGCTGTGGTCAGATGGGAAAACATAACCACACTCACTTGCACCTCATTTGGCTATCCTGCTCCCAGAATCATCTGGTACCAGTGTTTTGGGATATGGCCTAC ATGCAATGAAAACACCACAGGGCTGCAGCTGGCAATCCCGCTCCAGGCACCCACAGTGGAGGTGCAGAGGGAGGAGTACGGGGCCGTGGAGGTGGAGAGCGTCCTCACCGTGGGGCCATCCAGCCGGAAGATGACAGTCGAGTGTGTGGCCTTCAACCTTGTCGGCGTCAGCAGCGACACTTTTGCCATGGACGTTTCTG ACAAACTCTTCACGTCCACCTTGACTGGAGCAGCCGGCATTCTGGCCATCCTCCTTTTGCTACTGGTTTTTCTGTTATACAAATATAAGCAG AAACCCAGGTGTGAGATCCATTGGCAGATTATTGAGACAAGAGATGGAAACAACTACACCTTCATTGACCCCACTCAGCTGCCTTACAATGAGAAGTGGGAGTTCCCGAGAGACAAACTGAAGCTAG GGAAGATCCTTGGTGCAGGAGCTTTTGGAAAAGTCGTTGAGGCAACAGCCTATGGTCTGGGAAAGGAAGACAATGTGGTGCGTGTAGCTGTGAAAATGTTAAAAG ccaGTGCCCATTCGGATGAGAGGGAAGCTCTGATGTCTGAACTGAAGATCCTGAGCCACCTGGGACACCACCAGAACATTGTCAATCTATTGGGAGCCTGCACCTATGGAG GACCGGTGCTTGTGATCACAGAGTACTGCAGCCTCGGTGACCTCCTGAACTTCCTTCGCCAGAAGGCAGAGACGTTTGAGAACTTTGTTATGAACGTTCCAAATGTTATAGAGGACTCTAATGACTACAAGAACATCTGCAGTCAGAAACAGTTCATTCGAAG TGACAGTGGGATCTCCAGTACACCTTCAAGCAGTTACTTAGAGATGAGACCCAGCCAGGTGGCGAATATGGAATCATCTCCAG ACTATGTGTGTGAGGAGACTGGTGACTGGCCGCTGGACATTGACGACTTGCTGAGGTTTTCCTTTCAAGTTGCTCAGGGCCTTGACTTTCTGGCTGCCAAAAAC tgcatTCACAGAGATGTGGCTGCTAGAAATGTCCTCTTGACCAACCACAGAGTGGCCAAGATTTGTGACTTTGGCCTGGCACGTGACATCATGAATGACTCTAACTACGTGGTGAAGGGCAAC GCCCGTCTGCCAGTGAAGTGGATGGCTCCTGAGAGCATCTTTGACTGTGTGTACACGGTCCAGAGTGACGTCTGGTCCTATGGCATCCTCCTGTGGGAGATCTTCTCTTTGG GCAAGAGCCCCTACCCCAGTGTGGCTGTGGACTCCAGGTTCTACAAGATGGTTAAGCGTGGCTACCAGATGTGCCAACCAAACTTTGCCCCAGCTGAGAT CTACATGATCATGAAGATGTGCTGGAATCTGGAGCCTACAGAGCGTCCAACGTTTAGCAAGATCGTTCAGATGATAGAAAGACTACTCGGGGACCAACCTGAGCAGGAACTG CTAATCTACCAGAATGTGCAGCAGCAGGTCACAGAGGGTGAAGTGTGTGACGAGCCCAAGTGCTGCGACGGCCCCTGTGACCGGTCTTGTGACcacgaggaagaggagcagcctCTGATGAAGACCAACAACTACCAATTTTGTTGA